The genomic region ACAACAACGTGTTGCTCTTGGTCGTGCGATTGTCCGTGATCCGGCTGTATTTTTGATGGACGAACCACTCTCGAATCTTGATGCAAAACTTCGTGCGACCATGCGAACAGAGCTACAACGAATTCAGGCTGATCTTGATGTCACAACAGTATATGTGACACATGATCAAACAGAGGCGATGACAATGGGTGATCGGATTGCTGTACTTGATGATGGGATTCTGCAACAAGTTGGGACACCGCTTGAGTGTTATCACACGCCACAAAATCGGTTTGTTGCCGGGTTTATTGGAGAACCATCGATGAATTTCTTCGATGGGACAATCAAAGAGCAGACGCTTGTTGCCCAACAGTTCTCATATCCGCTTTCACAGGAGGTCAAATCAACCATCGGGAGCACACGTGAGATTACACTCGGCGTTCGTCCGGAAGATATACAGATGCATCGAGAGGCTGATAATGTGATTCAAGCAGATAATCACTGTTTCGAGTGTGTAGTTGATGTTGTTGAACCGGTCGGTGAATCAAATCACATCTATCTTCAGTTTGCTTCCGACGACAGCCCTCATCCAGAAACATTCATTGCTACAATTAGCGGCATGCAAACTATCAGTAGTGGTGAGCATGTGATTATTGAAATCCCCTCAGAAGCGATTCATCTATTCGATACACATAACGGTACTGCACTCATGAACCGGTCGCTGACTGATAGTGACTCCATCGAGACGCCACGGTTGCGTTGAGTATTTTTGAGCCATCACTCAATGAGAATTAGTTTCTGTAGATATGTCGAACCGGAGAGTACTACCTCTCGATATGATAGCAATCAAAACGTCTGAGTAAACACTGTTATGAGAATTGCGCTGAATATGTATTAAGTGAGCGTAATTGCGTCTGCGCGTTCTCGCCGACTTTGAGTTGGAATACGGATTGTGATGATTGTGCCATCGGTTGTTCTTTCAACCGCAATCGACCCCCCAGTCTGCATGATAACAACGTTGACAAGCCATAAGCTGAGCCCTTTACCATGTTTGAGTTGTGTCTCCTCACCAGTTTCGAGTACTGCTGCTTTAACTTTTGAGAGTAATCTATCGGCTGTAAATCTAATTGTAATCCAATCAGTGGTTGATGTCAGTAACTCAATATTAATATCAACTGCTGTATCTGAATCAGTATCACCTACTTCATGTGTAAAATGCTGAAGTAGTTCATCAACTGCAGCTGACACCGCATCTGGCATATTAGCAGTAACTGTCTCAGCAGTCTCAATATATACAGAACCGCCTGTTTTTGATGAATTGAACCGCTCAATTACCTCGTTCAATCCAGTTTTAGCGTCAACAAACTCTACGCCAGTACCTTGCTTCTGGATTAAATTCTGGATTTGTTGTGTCTTCTCCGTAATTGCCTCCCAGTTATCCATGACCTGATAAATTTTCATAGCATGGTCCTTTCGATTCTCATGGTCATCAGCTTCGAGTATAAGATCGAGAAAGCCTCGGATCTTTGTGATATCGTTGCGGACATTATGTCGAATTATCCGTTGGAGCACCTGTAGGTGTCGTCGTTCCCGCTCTTGCGTGGTAATATCGCGAGCCTCAACGACGAGTAGTGTAATGTTTCCATCAGAATCAGTTATCGGTCGAATTGATAGATCAAGCAACCGAAGTCCATCTGCTGACATCGCCTCGATTGTCTGTTGAACACTCTCACCACCGGCTGCTCGCTCAACACTTTGTTGGACTGTCTCAAGGACATCATCTGAGTGTGTCCACAATGAGAGCTCTGAGAATTGGATACTTTGAGAGTCATCTACAATTTCAGTTTCTGCTGAGGAAAGTGCATTATTAACTCGAAGCACTGTCCCATCTGTGTTGAGCAAGCCAGAGAGTTGATATTGCTGGTTGAATATTGCCTCGAACCGTCGTGCACGTTTTTTTGCTTGGCTAATGTCGCGGATATATACTAACACTCCACCAACGCTCTCATCATCAATGTGATTCCGCGCTCGCGCGTTGACACTCACCCATGTGTCATCAGCGGTACGAAAGCGGAATTCACACTCAAATGTCTGCGTTAGGTTTTCAATGATGCTGACGAAATCACTCATTACTGCTTCTTGATCACTGACATGAATATAATCGAAGACGTTTGTCCCAGAGAGAGCCTCAGCCTCGTGCCCAAGAACACGCTGTGAAGCAGTGCTCACATATGAGAATGTTCCATCTTCATCAACGACTGTGACGACGTCAACTGATTCCTCGACGAATCGTTCTGTCCGCTGTTGTTGACGTCGTTTCGGGGTGAGATTATGAACGATCAATCCGTATCCGAGGAACGATCCATCATCAGTCTCAAGTGGTGTACATCGAACATCCGCATAAAACATTGACCCATCTTTGCACATGCGCCGTCCCTCATGGGCGCTTTCACCCTGCATCGACGCCTGTGTTAGTAGTCGTTGGATAATGTTTTCTTGTTGATCTGAACCAGGGTGGAGCACAGTGGCTGACATACCAACTGCAGTTTCAGGATCATATCCAAAGAGATTTTCAGCACCATCATTCCAGGAAGTAATTATTCCATCGCTATCAAGCACAAGAAAGGCGTATTCATCGATATTCTCAGTCAACAGTTCAAACTGCTGCCGCTTACGCTGAAGTTGTTGTTTTTGTTTCTTCTTCTCTGTCTCATCACGAACTGTGCAGACTATGGATCCATGCTCGACAGCAGTTAATGAAATTTCTGCAGGAAAAGTATCTCCATTTGACCGAGTTCCGGTCACCCCTCCTCGCCAATAACCCGTTGATTCGAGTGCTCTGAACGCTTCTGATTGTAATCGTTCAATCTCTTCTTCACCGTATAACCGATGCCACGATTCACCAAGAAGATCGGCTTTGCTCTCAAAGCCGTACATCTCGACGTGTGTCTCATCAACATAACTGTACCCATCATCCTCGAGAATTGCGACCCCGTCGTTAGCCTGTTCAATTGCCTGCTGGAATGATTCTAACTCTTCTTGTCTCCGCTTTCGTTGAGTCACATCGTATGCGGTAATGAGAAGCGATTGAATGGTTCCGCCCTCATTTGTCACTGGTCGGATAGTACCGCTGAGATATCGAGTATTGCCGGTCTCATCAGGGATTTCGGACTCATAGCTGATGTACTCGCCATCTGCTGCGCGGTCTACCCAATTCTGAATCGACGTCGCAAGTTCCTCATCATGGTTGTAAAATTCTGTCTTCCACACCTCCATTCCACAGATTGTTGCATAATCGGCTGAAACATACTCCATCGCTCGTTGATTAATATCAATGACCGTCCCATCAGTCTCCATGAGTCCAACCAGTAATTCTGGGTCTTCGAAAACTGATCTAAACCGTCGTTCATTCTGACGGAGTTCTTGGACTCGCGCCTGTTTTTCACTTACATCACGGGCTATACAAACAATCCGTGAATCATCAATCAGTGTGAGCGAGAGTTCAGTTGGATATCGTTTTTCACCATTCGAGGCGGCTACATTCCCGCGCCAATGTCCTTTATTACGTACTGTGGGTAAGATTTCTGACTCAATCCGCTCAATCTCAGTTGGGTCATCATATAATACCCGCCAATTCTCACCGAGTAGTTGCTCTTTTGAATCAAACCCATAGAGTTCAAGATGAGTCTCATCAACATATGCGTATTCGCCATTTTCAAACACGGCAACTCCATCGTTTGCTTCATCGATTGCTGACTCAAGCGACGCCAGTCGCTCACGGCGAGTGTATTCATCAGTAATATCACGCACCGTCGTGTGAACGTACACTGATCCGTTTACCTCAATACGGCGGCTCGAATATGACCCGATGATATGGTCATCATCAGCACACGAGATCTGTATCTCATCACTTAATGACTCGCCATCAAGCACTCGCTGATAGTATGATTGATATGTTTCTGCGTCGCTATCGAACAGCACCCTCTTCAGTCGTTGATTGCACAGTTCACTCCGGTCGTATCCAGTCATTGTGCACGCAGCGGTGTTCACCTCAATAATAGATCCGCTTGGGTCACTGACAATAATAGCATCTCGTGAACCTTCAAACAGAATCTGTCGCCATTCCCGCTGCGTTTTTGATTGTTGCTCTCGTCTAATACGATTTACTGCAGCTTCAAGATTCGAAGCTGTGAGTTCTGTGAGCCGAACATCAGAATCAGAGAATGCATCAACCTCGGTTATACCAATTGATATGACACCAAATGCTGGGATAGGAACAATTATTTCACTTTGAATTGGCGTGTCGGGATTGTACACGCGTTCAGCCTCAGGAACATTGCGGATGTGTTTGGTTTGTTGTTCATCGTAGGTCTGACCAGCGAGTGATTGCGGCGGAAGCGTCGGGATTTCACCAATGATCTTGTTTGCTTGCGCCGATCGAGCAATTGGGTCAAGTAACTCGGTCTCCTCATCATATTGCCAGACTGCAGATAACGGTGCGTCAAACTCAATATCGAACATTTTGACAACAACGGCTGCGGCATCCGGTATTGACTTCGAATGATTGAGCTCAGACGAAAGCCGAAGAAGCCCTGAATGATTTGACTCGGTGACACCGTCTGGCGCAGATCTCATAACGCACCATTTTATTTGAATCTATTAAGATATTTGTATTTCCAGTATCATAATGGTTGAATAATAGTAGATTATCCTATAGTATTGTCATGTCACATGATAATAAATAGGCTCCGTTCGGAAAATGGATATATGAGAAATTCCACAGGGTATAATTACCATCTATATGACATAGTATTGATATGATAGATAAATACTAATTGATTATAAATCTTTGAATGCCTGCTGTGTATTTATTTGTCCAGCTTTTTGATCAACCTGATCGGTAATTGCATCAAGTTCTTCGATAAGTTGTTGATATTCATCATTATTCGACAATTCTCGCTGGTTCTTTCGCTCCTCGAGTAGTGCCTTTTTTTCTGAAAGTTGATACATTTTATTTACCAACTCAGTATATGACTCTCGGTCGATGAGACCCGAGACAAGTTCAAGCATATCGTCACGCGAGACCGGCTTGACCGCGTAATCATCGAATTCCATTTCAAGAATATCGAAATCCGGTTCAACCGCCGTCACCATTGCCACCCGCATCTGATATTCTGCATCGCGCACCTTCCGGAGCACTTTCCGACCTGGCTGCTCTGGCATCCGTCTATCGAGAATCATAACATCAAATGACTCATCAGCCTTTGTCATCGCCTCCTTGGCCCCGTATGCAACATCAACCGAATACTCTGTGGAGAGCCAGACCGCATATAAATCTGCAAGCTCCGGTTCGTCTTCAACAATTAGGATTTTCTTTTGATCACTACTCATACATTACTCTCGTCTCTTTGTGTCTATCTGGCGAGATAATAATAAGCCTGGTATCTGAATCATGACGGATCAAATATAATTGTCATATCAATCTCGTCTAAGAATCTCATACTTATGATTACACAATTTCGAATATAAAACTAGTCAATGTTGAGGGAGCAATGGAATGAGTCAGATATAATAAGACATATGAATCCGGAAGAATTTCAGCATTTAGTAGCTAAATCCTAATGGCAACAGACGTACGATTGCAGTATTACGGTGCGCAGTACGGTCAGATTATCAGCGTGTTACTTGTTGTGTCTGCAATCGCTGCGTTTGCTGCCGCAGGGTTTGTTTACACTAACCCACCAATCGAACAGACAAGCCCAGAGGAGACAAATGTGCAGTCATTCTCATTTGATACGGACCATCGTGCAACAATAACCGGTCAAAGTCAGCTTTTTGACCGTGGGCGGACGCTCCAGAACTATCCTGTCTATTTTCGGAATTCCTCACCCGATGTTACCTTCGCTACAACAATTTCTGTCCCACAAGATCGGTCAGTCGATGTCTCCTATCGAGTCATTGCAAATTATGAAGCAACGTTTCGTGGTGAAGTGTTCTGGGACCAACAGGAAGTCGTTGCAACTAATAAATGGACAGTGCAAGATGGGCAAGTTCAACATAATACAACATTAACAATTTCAGAATATCTATCACGAATTGACCCATTTGAATCAGCAGTTGGGAGTACGGGAACACTATCACGAGATCTACAGTTCGTTGTAACATACAGTTCACCGGTTGATGGGGGGAACAGATATGAGGGACAGTTGCGCTCGACGACGACAATTCAATCATCATCCGATGCATATTGGGTAAGTTCTGAGATTGGAGATAGCACAACAAAAAGCCAGACACAGTCATCAGAGCAGTATGTCGGACAGCCAAATATGCAGCAAGTGCGATTGTTAGCCGGGAGTGGTGGTATATTATTAATCGCTGGGGCAAGTGTATTCGTCTGGACGCGTCGACAGGATGACCCAGCTGAATTGGAACTTGCCGTTGTTCGCGACCGCTATGACGAGTGGATCTCAG from Haloquadratum walsbyi C23 harbors:
- a CDS encoding ABC transporter ATP-binding protein — translated: MATLTLTDITKVFNSGENDEVIAVDEVSMTIDDGEFLVLVGPSGCGKSTTLRMIAGLETVTSGDITLDDRRINDVSPANRDIAMVFQSYALYPHMTVRENMRFGLEESTTLEDNIIADTVTETASLMDISELLDRTPTELSGGQQQRVALGRAIVRDPAVFLMDEPLSNLDAKLRATMRTELQRIQADLDVTTVYVTHDQTEAMTMGDRIAVLDDGILQQVGTPLECYHTPQNRFVAGFIGEPSMNFFDGTIKEQTLVAQQFSYPLSQEVKSTIGSTREITLGVRPEDIQMHREADNVIQADNHCFECVVDVVEPVGESNHIYLQFASDDSPHPETFIATISGMQTISSGEHVIIEIPSEAIHLFDTHNGTALMNRSLTDSDSIETPRLR
- a CDS encoding PAS domain S-box protein, whose amino-acid sequence is MRSAPDGVTESNHSGLLRLSSELNHSKSIPDAAAVVVKMFDIEFDAPLSAVWQYDEETELLDPIARSAQANKIIGEIPTLPPQSLAGQTYDEQQTKHIRNVPEAERVYNPDTPIQSEIIVPIPAFGVISIGITEVDAFSDSDVRLTELTASNLEAAVNRIRREQQSKTQREWRQILFEGSRDAIIVSDPSGSIIEVNTAACTMTGYDRSELCNQRLKRVLFDSDAETYQSYYQRVLDGESLSDEIQISCADDDHIIGSYSSRRIEVNGSVYVHTTVRDITDEYTRRERLASLESAIDEANDGVAVFENGEYAYVDETHLELYGFDSKEQLLGENWRVLYDDPTEIERIESEILPTVRNKGHWRGNVAASNGEKRYPTELSLTLIDDSRIVCIARDVSEKQARVQELRQNERRFRSVFEDPELLVGLMETDGTVIDINQRAMEYVSADYATICGMEVWKTEFYNHDEELATSIQNWVDRAADGEYISYESEIPDETGNTRYLSGTIRPVTNEGGTIQSLLITAYDVTQRKRRQEELESFQQAIEQANDGVAILEDDGYSYVDETHVEMYGFESKADLLGESWHRLYGEEEIERLQSEAFRALESTGYWRGGVTGTRSNGDTFPAEISLTAVEHGSIVCTVRDETEKKKQKQQLQRKRQQFELLTENIDEYAFLVLDSDGIITSWNDGAENLFGYDPETAVGMSATVLHPGSDQQENIIQRLLTQASMQGESAHEGRRMCKDGSMFYADVRCTPLETDDGSFLGYGLIVHNLTPKRRQQQRTERFVEESVDVVTVVDEDGTFSYVSTASQRVLGHEAEALSGTNVFDYIHVSDQEAVMSDFVSIIENLTQTFECEFRFRTADDTWVSVNARARNHIDDESVGGVLVYIRDISQAKKRARRFEAIFNQQYQLSGLLNTDGTVLRVNNALSSAETEIVDDSQSIQFSELSLWTHSDDVLETVQQSVERAAGGESVQQTIEAMSADGLRLLDLSIRPITDSDGNITLLVVEARDITTQERERRHLQVLQRIIRHNVRNDITKIRGFLDLILEADDHENRKDHAMKIYQVMDNWEAITEKTQQIQNLIQKQGTGVEFVDAKTGLNEVIERFNSSKTGGSVYIETAETVTANMPDAVSAAVDELLQHFTHEVGDTDSDTAVDINIELLTSTTDWITIRFTADRLLSKVKAAVLETGEETQLKHGKGLSLWLVNVVIMQTGGSIAVERTTDGTIITIRIPTQSRRERADAITLT
- a CDS encoding response regulator, translated to MSSDQKKILIVEDEPELADLYAVWLSTEYSVDVAYGAKEAMTKADESFDVMILDRRMPEQPGRKVLRKVRDAEYQMRVAMVTAVEPDFDILEMEFDDYAVKPVSRDDMLELVSGLIDRESYTELVNKMYQLSEKKALLEERKNQRELSNNDEYQQLIEELDAITDQVDQKAGQINTQQAFKDL
- a CDS encoding DUF5305 domain-containing protein, which gives rise to MATDVRLQYYGAQYGQIISVLLVVSAIAAFAAAGFVYTNPPIEQTSPEETNVQSFSFDTDHRATITGQSQLFDRGRTLQNYPVYFRNSSPDVTFATTISVPQDRSVDVSYRVIANYEATFRGEVFWDQQEVVATNKWTVQDGQVQHNTTLTISEYLSRIDPFESAVGSTGTLSRDLQFVVTYSSPVDGGNRYEGQLRSTTTIQSSSDAYWVSSEIGDSTTKSQTQSSEQYVGQPNMQQVRLLAGSGGILLIAGASVFVWTRRQDDPAELELAVVRDRYDEWISEGELPTGAASEYVYINSLEGIVDIAIDTNKRVIYDADLETYSVVDENIIYYYARDPTAVSSWLNLSVDE